CCGGTCGTCCAGCTCCAGCGTGCGCTGGGTCGTGTTGTTCTGGATGAACGGGATCATCGTGCAGCCGAGCACGCTGGTGTGATCCAGGCTGAAGTAGTGGCCGTACTCGTGGGTCGCGACCGACTGGAGATCGACCGAGCTCTGTCCGGCGGGAGCCGGCTCCAGACCGGGCGAGGTGACCGACCACCAGAAGTCACGATCGTTGAAGACCATGTCCGCGTCGAGCGTGTGTCCGTCCGAAGCGTCGATGATCGAGCGCACGAACGCGATCACACCGGCCGTGGGGAAGTTCGTGCCCGGGCCGTCGAAGAAGACGCTGTTCTGCCCGTCGAACGCGAGGGCCGGCGCCAGCTCACCCGGGGCGCCGGTGTACTCGGTGCCGCCGTAGGTGAAGAACGAGGTCGAAATGTCCTCCCACACCTCGCCCGACGCCAGAACGGTGGCGAGTGCGGTCGCGGAGGGTTTGTCGTTGTTCGCCGGATTGATGATGCTCTCCAGAGGAAGCTCGGACGGGAACCAGTGCGCCTGCACGACGGGGCTCGTCGGCGTCGCCTGGCGCGCGATGACAACGAATGCGGATGCCGGACTAGCGAGGCTGAACGCCAAGGCCCCGCACAGGATCACGGCGAGCGCGAAGCGAATTCGATTGCGATTCATGATGTCGCGTCCTCCGTTTACTTGGTCGGGTTGGCGTCGTCGATCCTGACCTTGCCGTCGAGATCGAGCTGCGTCTTGATGCCGTCGAGGAACGAAGCGAGAGGCTGGGTCGTGGTGCCCTTGACCTCGGTCTTGAGCCCGTTCTCTTCCACGACCGTGAGGCCGTCCATGTCGTTCCGGACCTGCTTGAAGCCGTTGTCGTCCGTCGTGACGCTGTACTTGCCCTGCTGGAGGCCCATCACCCACGGATAGCCCGCCCGGTCCTTCTGGCTCAGGAACACGACCACCTCTTCCCCCTTGCGGAAGGTGGGCATGCCAGGCACGACCGAGATGTACTTGCCGTAGGCGCCGCCGAGCTGGCGGATCGTGATGGTCTCTTCTCCGCTCTTGTTCTTGGCGTTGTCGCTGCGCTTGGAGCCCTTCACGCCCTCGATCACGCGCAGGGTGACGTACGTGTAGATCTCCTTGCTGCCTTCATCCATGCGGGCGGTTTCGTCTACCACTCGCGCGAGCACGATCGACTCGGACAACTTGGCCAGGTCCCTGACGGTGAACTTCTGCACCGTGGTGGCGCCGGCCAGGCTGGCGCCGAGAAGCGCGATCCCGGCGAATGCGGTTGCAGCCCAATGAGCGCGATTCATCGCCTGTTTCTCCTACGGTGGGTCGTGGCGGCGTGCGGTGGCGTGCGTGGTGCCCTCCGCGCCGCGTGAGGTGAGGCAAGGAAGAGGACTGCGTGGATCTCGTTCCTGTCGGCGAATCACCCCCTCTTAGCGAGTCCCGCAAGGACTCGTTGCTCCGAGTGATGTGCGACAGCGCGTCCGTCGTCCAAGGGCGACGGAACGTCACCGCATGAAACGGTGGGAGATTTTTTACCAGCAGAAGACGGAAGTATATCGAATTTCGTAGCTTAAGTCAACTCGGAAGGTGCGCCTCCGGTGCGATCCGGAGTGCGATCGTCGTGTCTCCTTGCAGGGTAACGAGATCGGACCCGAGGGAAAGGGCTTCGCTCGAGACATATGCCAGCCCGACGCCCTGCGTGGTCCCGGGGACGATCGCCGAGCTCGTCACGTGGCCGACGACTGCATCTGATGATTTTATAGCGGCTTGTGGCGGAAGCGGGGTGGCCCCGTCGAATCGGAGCCCGACGAGGCGGCGTCTCACCTGACCCCTGTTCGAGGTCCGGGCGACGACCTCCTGGCCCACATAGCAGCCCTTCGTGAGTGAAACCGCGCCGGGGTCCGCGAGCTCGGTCGCGATCCTCGAAACATCGAAGTCGACGCCGGTCCGCGCGAGCCCCACCGCCAGGCGCCAGGGCTCGAAGACTGCCGGATCGACCGTCGGGAACGTGCAGTCTTCACTCGACGGGACCAGAAGGACCGAGAGTGGCTCCGCGAGGATCCGGATCACCCCGGCTCGGTCAGGAGCGACTCCATGCGCGCCGGAGCCGCTCGCCACGCCGAGCACCGTGCACTTCCCGCTCACGTCCTGGAAGTCGACGTCCTCCATGACCCGGAATCGCTCGAAGTGTGGAAGGAGCGTCTCCTTCGCGCCATCGTCGGCGACGACCCAGGCGGAGGCGCCGTCCTCGACGACGTGGACCCACGCGAGCGCGAGCGGGCGGCCCTTCTCCGTCAGGAAGTAGGAGCGTTTCGACGAGCCGGGGGCGAGGTCCTGCGAGGCGAGGCCCTGAAGGAACGACGCCGTGTCAGGGCCCGTAAGCTGAAGAACCACCCAAGACTCCAGACGCACCGCCGCTTTCCCCGCGCGAAACGCGCGGTAGTCCTCGGCGACCTCTTCCGATGCGCGTGCCGTCGATCCCATGGGGGAACAGTAGCATTTTCCCGGAATCCCCCTTGACGCTGGTGAGTCTTTATCGTATATTTACGATATACGATGAACCGAGGAGGAGGCCGTTGACCCCATCGAGAACGCCGATCCGAATCCCGCTGAGGCCCCAGCCTCCGCGGGGTCTGTCCCGCGAGGAGGGGGACCTGGCGCGGCTGGCCAAGGCGCTCGGCCACCCCGCGCGGGTGGCCATCCTGCGCCTCCTCCTCACGCGCGGCAACTGCATCTGCGGCGACATCGTGGACCGGCTTCCCCTCGCGCAGGCGACCGTGTCGCAGC
This region of Candidatus Eisenbacteria bacterium genomic DNA includes:
- a CDS encoding matrixin family metalloprotease, with protein sequence MNRNRIRFALAVILCGALAFSLASPASAFVVIARQATPTSPVVQAHWFPSELPLESIINPANNDKPSATALATVLASGEVWEDISTSFFTYGGTEYTGAPGELAPALAFDGQNSVFFDGPGTNFPTAGVIAFVRSIIDASDGHTLDADMVFNDRDFWWSVTSPGLEPAPAGQSSVDLQSVATHEYGHYFSLDHTSVLGCTMIPFIQNNTTQRTLELDDR
- a CDS encoding glycine cleavage T C-terminal barrel domain-containing protein; its protein translation is MVLQLTGPDTASFLQGLASQDLAPGSSKRSYFLTEKGRPLALAWVHVVEDGASAWVVADDGAKETLLPHFERFRVMEDVDFQDVSGKCTVLGVASGSGAHGVAPDRAGVIRILAEPLSVLLVPSSEDCTFPTVDPAVFEPWRLAVGLARTGVDFDVSRIATELADPGAVSLTKGCYVGQEVVARTSNRGQVRRRLVGLRFDGATPLPPQAAIKSSDAVVGHVTSSAIVPGTTQGVGLAYVSSEALSLGSDLVTLQGDTTIALRIAPEAHLPS
- a CDS encoding metalloregulator ArsR/SmtB family transcription factor encodes the protein MRIPLRPQPPRGLSREEGDLARLAKALGHPARVAILRLLLTRGNCICGDIVDRLPLAQATVSQHLKVLKEAGWIQGSIDGPRVCYCAEPETVRKFSALFGALIEERSRT